A section of the Echeneis naucrates chromosome 12, fEcheNa1.1, whole genome shotgun sequence genome encodes:
- the fam163ba gene encoding protein FAM163B: MTAGTVVITGGILATVILLLIIAVLCYCRLQYYCCKKEESESEEEEPDFAVTSRIPPVHSNHNIVAATAAASSIPNGPALFSTPPLARKLTRSQTFCPSCTHYELPFYLQPPQPQIHHQSDGLRNGGDRISYRSVQQQDLDLPVPVNISNYRKPNLARSVTMRDMFTRSCSISTDV; encoded by the exons ATGACAGCCGGGACAGTGGTCATCACCGGTGGAATTCTTGCTACAGTTATATTACTCCTTATCATTGCAGTACTGTGCTACTGCAGACTGCAG TATTACTGCTGTAAGAAGGAAGAGTCCGagtcggaggaggaggagccagaCTTTGCAGTTACATCCCGTATCCCACCTGTCCACTCCAATCACAACATTGTGGCGGCAACAGCCGCCGCCTCCTCTATCCCTAATGGCCCTGCCCTTTTCTCTACCCCTCCACTGGCAAGGAAACTGACACGTTCACAGACCTTCTGTCCATCCTGTACACACTATGAGCTGCCTTTCTACCTCCAGCCGCCTCAGCCGCAGATCCACCACCAATCAGATGGGTTGAGGAATGGAGGTGACCGGATCAGCTACCGCAGCGTCCAGCAACAAGATCTGGACCTGCCAGTGCCTGTGAACATTTCAAACTATCGCAAACCAAACCTCGCCCGTTCAGTCACCATGAGGGACATGTTCACACGCAGCTGTAGCATCAGCACTGATGTTTAG
- the swi5 gene encoding DNA repair protein SWI5 homolog, with protein sequence MSTEHSPQSHPSADDCSVSTLEAKDLRRGGLTRTPLLKKVQCSFKSPTQVTKSAKVSPAEEVAELKRRRDQLDTDIAQLEAEGYSVEELEHHIDKLHEYNDIKDIGQSLLGRIAALRGTTTRDLYSHFGLDLDD encoded by the exons ATGAGCACAGAGCACTCTCCTCAAAGCCACCCAAGTGCAGACGATTGTTCAGTTTCAACGCTAGAGGCGAAAGACTTGAGGAGAGGAGGTCTGACAAG gACGCCACTCTTAAAGAAAGTTCAATGCAGCTTCAAATCACCT ACTCAGGTTACCAAGAGTGCTAAAGTTAGTCCTGCAGAGGAGGTGGCCGAGTTGAAAAGGAGAAGAGACCAGCTGGACACAGACATAGCACAGCTGGAAGCTGA AGGATACAGCGTAGAGGAGCTGGAACATCATATTGATAAGCTGCATGAGTACAATGACATTAAAGACATTGGACAATCACTCCTGGGCCGTATTG CTGCCCTGAGAGGGACCACCACAAGAGATCTCTACAGCCACTTTGGCTTGGATTTGGATGACTGA